A window from Balearica regulorum gibbericeps isolate bBalReg1 chromosome 1, bBalReg1.pri, whole genome shotgun sequence encodes these proteins:
- the LIPT2 gene encoding octanoyl-[acyl-carrier-protein]:protein N-octanoyltransferase LIPT2, mitochondrial codes for MARGPVRVLRLGLRPYAEALRVQERCVAAVRAARSGSGSGSGSDPVPGESVVLSEPAEPVYAWGLRGAPEAEAAARLRALGAGLAAARRGGQITFHGPGQLLAFPVLDLRRRRLPLRGYVAALEELVLRLCRRFGLAAARALPPPFTGVWMGDSKLCAIGVHCGNHITSHGLALNCCTDLTWFDHIVPCGLEGKGVTSLSRELGRHVTVDHVLEPFLDSFQEVFDCTLVCSEDPGD; via the exons atGGCCCGGGGGCCGGTGCGGGTGTTACGGCTGGGGCTGCGGCCCTACGCCGAGGCGCTGCGGGTACAGGAACGCTGCGTGGCGGCGGTACGGGCGGCGCGGTCCGGCTCgggctccggctccggctccgaCCCCGTTCCCGGGGAGAGCGTGGTGCTCAGCGAGCCGGCGGAGCCCGTCTACGCCTGGGGCCTGCGGGGCGCCCCGGAGGCGGAGGCGGCTGCGCGGCTGCGGGcgctgggagcggggctggcggcggcgcggcgcgggggGCAGATCACCTTCCACGGGCCCGGGCAGCTCCTCGCCTTCCCCGTCCTCGATctgcgccgccgccgcctcccgtTGCGCGGTTACGTGGCGGCGCTGGAGGAGCTGGTCCTGCGGCTCTGCCGCCGCTTCGGCCTGGCCGCCGCCCGCGCCCTCCCGCCGCCCTTCACCGGCGTCTGGATGGGCGACAGCAAGCTCTGCGCCATCG GGGTGCACTGCGGGAACCACATCACCTCCCACGGGCTGGCGCTGAATTGCTGCACCGACCTCACCTGGTTCGACCACATCGTTCCCTGCGGGCTGGAGGGGAAAGGCGTCACCTCGCTGAGCCGCGAGCTGGGGCGGCACGTCACCGTCGACCACGTCCTCGAGCCCTTCCTCGACTCCTTCCAGGAGGTGTTCGACTGCACCTTGGTCTGCTCCGAAGACCCTGGGGACTAG
- the KCNE3 gene encoding potassium voltage-gated channel subfamily E member 3 → MEEDNRTETWHQSLQAVLNALNQTLHGVILCPIDRPAATAATTRNASTRAGRPGRNDNAYMYILFVMTLFAATVGSLILGYTRSRKVDKRSDPYHVYIKNRVSMI, encoded by the coding sequence ATGGAGGAGGATAACCGGACGGAGACCTGGCACCAAAGCCTCCAGGCAGTGCTTAATGCCTTGAACCAGACGCTACACGGGGTCATCCTCTGCCCCATTGATCGCCCTGCTGCCACTGCCGCCACCACCCGCAACGCCAGCACCCGCGCCGGCCGTCCCGGCCGCAACGACAACGCCTACATGTACATCCTCTTCGTCATGACGCTCTTTGCCGCCACGGTGGGGAGTCTCATCCTGGGCTACACTCGCTCCCGCAAAGTGGACAAGCGCAGCGACCCGTACCACGTCTACATCAAGAACAGGGTGTCCATGATCTGA